A genomic region of Methanobacterium sp. SMA-27 contains the following coding sequences:
- a CDS encoding DNA-directed RNA polymerase subunit L: protein MKVLKDTKKELEIEITGETHSLCNTLRKTLMEDEDVEAAAYVIEHPIIGEPKLYVKAKNPKKSLKQAAETVKSRCNEFKDLIDSSEDEKKK from the coding sequence ATGAAGGTATTAAAGGATACAAAGAAAGAACTTGAGATAGAAATAACTGGAGAAACTCATTCATTATGCAATACTTTAAGAAAGACACTTATGGAGGATGAGGATGTTGAAGCAGCAGCATACGTTATAGAACATCCAATTATTGGAGAGCCAAAGTTATATGTTAAGGCTAAAAATCCGAAGAAATCCCTTAAACAAGCTGCAGAAACGGTTAAATCAAGGTGTAATGAATTCAAAGATTTAATAGACTCTTCTGAAGATGAAAAAAAGAAATAA
- a CDS encoding DUF99 family protein, whose protein sequence is MKKRNKKKKFRIIKQEIRILGVDDSPFPSHTKDEVLLVGTVFRAGSWLDGVLSTYIHGDGTDATNKITEMVKNSRNLGQLGVIMLDGITFGGFNLVNIRQIFESTGVPVIVIMRRTPNFDRIKKALQRFEDFEDRWSNVLEAGEVYKVDNSESVYMQIHGIEREDAEDIVKLSTTRSAIPEPLRVAHIIAAGIINGESKGRA, encoded by the coding sequence ATGAAAAAAAGAAATAAAAAAAAGAAATTCCGGATAATAAAACAGGAAATAAGAATTTTGGGTGTTGATGATTCGCCATTTCCTTCCCATACAAAAGATGAAGTATTGTTGGTAGGCACTGTTTTCAGAGCAGGTAGCTGGTTAGATGGTGTTTTAAGCACATATATCCATGGTGACGGCACAGATGCAACAAATAAGATAACCGAGATGGTTAAAAATTCAAGAAATCTTGGCCAGCTAGGAGTGATCATGCTTGATGGCATCACATTTGGTGGTTTCAACTTAGTTAATATCCGTCAGATATTTGAATCAACAGGTGTACCTGTTATTGTGATAATGCGAAGAACTCCAAATTTTGATCGAATAAAAAAAGCTCTACAAAGATTTGAAGATTTTGAAGATAGGTGGAGTAATGTTCTTGAAGCAGGAGAAGTTTACAAGGTAGACAATTCTGAATCAGTTTATATGCAGATACATGGGATTGAGAGGGAAGATGCAGAAGATATAGTTAAACTTTCAACCACAAGAAGTGCAATACCCGAACCTTTGAGAGTTGCACACATTATAGCAGCAGGCATCATAAACGGGGAATCAAAGGGAAGAGCCTAA